The following is a genomic window from Oncorhynchus masou masou isolate Uvic2021 chromosome 6, UVic_Omas_1.1, whole genome shotgun sequence.
TCTTAGTAGCAGTGGAAGGACTTCCTCCTATCGCTTAGAGGTGTACAACTGACACCCTTGAGTTCTGCATTCCTTCTGGTACTCGTTTTGTCCTTGGCGCTTAATGGATCAATAAGTGTCATTGATTGGCTGAGGAGTCCACACACTTGGATACCCAGATGTTAATTTGTCTCTGATTAACAAGGCAAGGCATGGACGAAAACCAGCAGACGCTATGACCCTTGAGGACCAGAGTCATGCATCACTGGTGTAATGCTATACAGAGAGGAATGTGCAACTCAAATGGACATTTACGATGACAGATAGGTGATAAAGTGTGTTTTTCATAAGCCAGGTCAGAGAAGAAATACGTACATTACCAAATGCCTAACATATCAAGCTCCAAGACTTTTATACATGCATAAATTATGAAATagtttaaaataaataatatatgtCGATTGAAAGTGCAACATTTTCTATCATCACAGTTAGTattgaaatattttattatttgCCTCGCATTCAGCCACCGTGTGTCAAATTGTTGTGAAGTATGGTTCAAGGATGCTTGTTTCCATAGTGATAAATCCAACCCATGCTGCCATTGCCatagaaacaaaaacaaaaacacgaGGTGTTCCAGTATGCTCCTCGAACCAAGAAGTCGTTCAGTCTGTTCAACCGCTCAACATCCTGTTTTCATAGGTGCCTACCCACGACTGTCTTTGAGCTTCAAGCTAAAGAGGAACATCGGCTACTTTATCCTGCAGACCTACATGCCCTCAATCCTGATCACCATCTTGTCCTGGGTCTCCTTCTGGATCAATTACGATGCCTCGGCTGCAAGAGTGGCATTAGGTTGGTGTACAGCCCCATATGTTACACATTGTACAATATTAACAAGCCTCTGAATCCCGTTTCCCTATCATGTGTGACTGATCACAACATCCCACTAATTGTAcagtcttagaaaaaaaggtgctatctagatctcagaagggttattcggctgtccccataggagaatcctttgaataaccctttttggttccaggtagaaccctttccacaggtgcttctacatggaacccaaaagggttctgccggaaccaaaaagggttctccaaaGGGGACaggcaaagaacccttttggaacactTTTGTAGGGTCACACATACGGTCTAGTCCGTGAGAGAATTATATTCTAATTCTATTTTGATGGTCTACTCTGTATTGCTGAGTGGACAGATTCCCCTGCACTCTCTCATGAACATAAAGCAGAGAATTGGGAGGTCTTTGCAAAGGCCTGCAATATCCGGTGGCTTGCTAATAAGGAGTCCACCAGAGAAAAACATTAACTCCCTCAGTGATGGATCGTTATGGGATTTCCGTTGCCACCCAGAAGGGTGCTTTGTGGAGGCTGCATCCCGGTAAGAGCAGCAATCAAGATATCAATGCAGTGGGGAAACAATTGAATTGTTTGAAGGTAAAATTGATTAGGGAGCAGTGTTACAGTGAATTCCAAATCCAGACGACCCACTTGGCCCTAATCTTGTTCCAGCACATTTTCTTCACTCTCTCGTGGTGTACCTTTACTCAATAACTCTGAGCAAAAAGAAATAAAACTCCCCATTGAGTTACAGTACGTACATTTTAGCAGACTTAGAGCAATCCTTTTTTTCATACGGGGTCCCACgtaggaattgaacccacaactctgaccatgctctaccaactgagccacgcaGGACCTACAGCGCAGTCAGTGTAGCTCACAACCTCCATGCATTCAGTGATATACAGGATGCGTGGTGCGAGTAAAGCAGAGTACAATAACCTGGACCTGTACGTGCAGTGTTCAGCAATGTAACACTCCGAATGTTTGTTCAAAGCACCAGTGCTGTTCCATGTCCTCTAGAGTTGCTAAGGCTGATGTGATCATACTTCCTCACTTTTAGACTAGAGTATCTTCTGACACTTGAGTGTGGACCAAATCTCATTTTCTTGATAACCTCACACCCAATTTCAGAGAACAGATGATAGGAATAAGGTATCGATAATGCCGTTAGCAAGCAGAGTGCTACAGGATCTGAAGTCATTTGCACAATGTTTTAGTGTCTCCTTCATGATGATTATGCAGCAGAAATAGAGTAGGGAGGCTGTCTGAAACATACAATTAGAGAGACATTAAAGGGGCAGTCTGGGATTGGTggatccattttttttttacttttaaatgaatgatatatactgtatatacagtggggcaaaaaaagtatttagtcagccaccaattgtgcaagttctcccacttaaaaagatgagagaggcctgtaattttcatcataggtacactttatctatgacagacaaaattagaaaagaaaaatccagaaaatcacattgtaggaattttaatgaatttatttgcaaattatggtggaagataagtatttggtcacctacaaacaagcaagatttctggctctcacagacctgtaacttcttctttaagaggctcctctgccctccactcattacctgtattaatggcacctgtttgaacttgttatcagtataaaagacacctgtccacaacctcaaacagttacactccaaactccactatggccaagaccaaagagctgtcaatggacaccagaaacaaaatggtagacctgcaccaggctgggaagactgcaataggtaagcagcttggtttgaagaatcaactgtgggagcaattattataCATCTAGTTTATTGTTCAGTAGCAGACCAGTATGTTAGCAGATGTGGAGTACTTACCACTTTCTCACTTTTGGGAGGTACTATTTAAATGCATAATACCTACACACCTTACATTTTTCCTTTGAAagtggctagagagagagagagagagagagagagagagagagagaaaatagagagacagagagagacagaggctgaaAGAGGcagtgagagtgagagaagctccataaaaatatatttatccCCAGAGAGTCCGGTCTCCTGATGAAAAAGGAGGGAGGCCCACGGGCACATGGCCCTGTGATTAAATTGTCAGGTCGGTGGGTGCAGTGAAGGACAGAGAGTAATAGAACCACAGAGGGAACACCGATAAAGAAGATGGCTGCCGTTCAGCAAAACCCCAGAGATCGCTGCAATGAATAAAAGCAAAAGGGGGAGAACGCTGCTGTTCCTCAGAGCGAgaaaaacacacgcacacacacacacacacacacacacacacacacacacacacacacacacacacacacacacacacacacacacacacacacacacacactgacacagcaaACCGGTAATACTTAAAACTGTCCCCTTTAATGTACCAATAAATCAAGGAAAGGGCCAGATTGATCCTACACTCTAACTACCTCCAGTGTTGCTTTATGACAGTACTAGCTACTGGTGCACATGGTTTATATTTCTTGTAAAGGAATAAACATTTCTGCATGGACAACAGATTAAGCATGTGCAAAGAAAGCATTGTCTCCATAAAGATACCTTTCTTTAGGACATAACGTATAGTATATTTAACATGAGACATTCAAAACTTCTTCCACTGTTAAAATGTCACTCACAGCTGGAGGCTGAATGTACACAATTATTCAATGAGTTGTTTGGGGTTGGTGGTGTCTGAGGGGCAAGTAGAGGACACATTTTTGAATTTCTACCAGGGGAAGTTATTTTGGCTCAGAGCACAACAGGACTAGCCAAGTCCTATTCGTTATATACTGTAGCCAACTCTTCTACCATTGTCACACCATGCGTGTTTTGGAGGAGGATTTAATTGGCcaaagcacaaacagactggagcACCAAGCTACAACGAGGCAATCCAAAATTCTATCAAATAATTTTCTGCTCTGTCCTGGGAGGTGGTTtggccagaacataattacaaataattagtAGACTGAAATTTGACCACAAGAATCCCAAACAGACATAATGTTTGACCAAAACATAATTATTTAAAAGCTTGCTTACATTTGAATATGATCATGTGTTCATGTGTGCAATCATGTGTGAACATGTTCCCACGTTTAATGGAGAGACACGTGATCATATTCAAATGTAAGCATGGTTTTAAATTAATATGTTTTAGTTCCCATACTTGGGAacatatttatttaattaaaatcacttggagctgatttcctggctTTTTTACAGtctttatgtccaacaatgaaaattaGAGATATTCTCAGAAAACTTGTGGGGCCAGTTAGGGAACCCTGCCTTAATCTGTCTGTTGTAATCCAGGGATCACCACTGTGCTCACCATGACCACCATCAACACCCATCTGAGAGAGACGCTCCCCAAAATCCCCTACGTCAAGGCCATCGATATGTACCTGATGGGCTGCTTCGTCATGGTCTTCCTGGCCCTGCTGGAGTACGCCTTCGTCAACTACATCTTCTTCGGCCGAGGACCACAAATGCAGAAGAAGCTGGCAGAGAAAGCCGAGAGGGCCAACAATGAGAGGGCGGCCAAATACGACACCAATCGGGTAAGTCTTCACGAAGATCTCTGTCGAGATGCTCTAACTTTTTCAAAGTTCTTCCAAGTTGTCGGGCGTTATCTTTGCGGTCCGCACACTCTTACGACGGCAGATCAGAAACTCTATAAATATGGTGTTGTGTTTCTTGTGGTTAGTCTCCTCAGGAAGGAGGTAAAACGTCATCTCTTAAGCTGACTAAGCAGCCTAATAGAGCAAAAACGCTCCGTGTCTCACAGTCGGTGAGTCTTGACCAGCAGACACGTATTTTTTCACTATCTGTCTGACTTGTCTGTCACCATTGACTGACATTACATGTTTCATGTCCGCATGAGAATTTAATGAGTCTGTACGTGTCGCTTGTTACCCAAGTTGTCATTGTCCTTTGTTCAACTTCTGGTTTGACGTTTGCACGTCCAATGCAAGTCTGCAAGCCCGCTAATGTCTATGTTCCATAGTGTCGCTACAAAAAAAGATATTGTGCTGTGTTGTCCATTCGAACGTTCATTCAAAGTGCCTTGTTCTCATTCCTGCATAGTCTCATATCTTGATTCTCCAATGTCTGTCATTAGTCTAAGTGGGTTTATCGTGGACATAGTTCCGGTTCTCATCTCACCCTTGAACCCGTCCAGAGCAGGACCATCATGTTGTCATAGCTCCAGATAATACATCAATCCTCTACTTCCGTCTCCAGGCGGAGTCCCACGGTAATATCCTGCTGACCACCCTGGAGATCCACAACGAGGTGGCAGGAAATGAGGTCACCACCAGCCTGGCGGACAGCAGGAACTCCTCCGTCATGGGATTTGACAACACCAGCACAGGTACCGGCGTCCAGTGCAGGAAGGCGAGCCGGTCCTCGGGTCCTCGCCACAGCCTCGACAGGCACGCCCAGCTCAAGAGGCACAAACTGCGGCGGCGCTCGTCACAGCTCAAAATCAAAATCCCTGACCTGACGGACGTAAACGCCATCGACAGGTGGTCGCGGATTATCTTCCCCTCTGTTTTCTCCCTCTTTAATCTAATCTACTGGATGTATTATGTCAACTGATTGACTGATTTTAGGGTTAGGTGGTGttaaaagtattattatttttcCCTTCGTCATTGTTTTGTCTTTTTTTACGCGACAGGAAATGTTTTGCTATTAAAAAACAAAGGACTGCCTCTATATGGCACAGACAAAATGCTTTGACTTCTTTGTGAAAGTTTTTATATTTGCAGTCATACTCAAATTATGGATTGCGGTGGATTGCTAATTCTGAAAATGTTGTACAGAACTATGTAGATAAATACCCATACcgtaggactggtactgtatatttcccAGTATTTTTGCCCCTCTGTAGTTTGATAATGGAGATCTTTATACCCAATTCAATATGTGCATTTTGCAAGAAAGAAAATgtacattgttttgttttttaaacaaacccaaataaaataaaaatgttatgtAATGTATTATGCATATACACAATGAATTGTAATGAATACTTTATAATTATTTACATATTATTTGTCATTTATGAGAATCaatgcaaaaaatatatactcATGTTTTGTGATGCTTTATCACGTATATATTTTTGTCTTGGTCAGATAGCATAATTATCAAGCGCACATACAGTATTTGCAAATTTTACAGTGAAGTGGTCCTGTTAATgtatgtctatgtacagtgtattattattagtagtagtagtattgctattattaccattattattacaTACTGAACTATACCATTTTAACATAGGGGCAAATTAATGTCTACTGTTGAGGGTTTAATATCTCAGGTTCTGCATTTTGCTAATTGGCAACCATTAACATTTTCAAAATCCTGTCAAACAGTCTTGAAATTGGAATATTGATTGGGAATCTAAACATACCCACCACTGCACTCAATGAATCTGTCACGGTTCACATATTTTCTATCTGATATTGTGAATGCTTGACAGGATTTCACTCAGTAAATTGACGACATTCCTTTAAATCAGCTCCATCTTTGATAGCTGTCGAACTCTCCTGCCAACGGCCTAGTGCTATGTACTGTATAACATGTCTTTGTGAAATGTTCTGATATTTTTGTAAGGTGTAACGTTGACTAAAGCTACAGTATATTAACTCACTCTCTTGCGCGCGAGCATTGTAGAAAATAGATTCCCTCGGTTCACAGCATTCCATGGAAGTGGCAGGGTTGAGGGTGTGTTTGGTTTTTAGCATTTGACTGATTTTTACTGCTGAAATGACCTCCCAACtgtaaatataatgtatataaCAGATTTGACGTAAGTGtgcaattttttttatttggGGTTGTCTAATTAGTTGTCTGTTTTTATAAGACCATGTGAAATACCGATGACATTTCTGTCCTCTTTAAATGCTTGAAAATCTATTGAATGAACATGTGGGGTTGATCATATATTTTTTGATTCCTTTCTTCAGGTTTAGAAGCGATGAATGCCATGAGACTATCTGTCAAATGCACAGACGATATAAATAATACAACGAAACACATTGTAAATCAAGGGCATTTGCCAACCACTGATATACACAGTACATCATCCATTTCTATATTTCTATCATCTATTCTGCACAGCTATCATAGAAGCACATACAATGTGTCAGTCTCTCAGTTTACAACTGATGCATGCATTCTGTTCTACAGGGCAAGGACAACGAGCCATAGTCATTAGATTGTAACCAAACATCTAACGCATCCCATTAGGAAATGTAATCAACGGCATGGAAGTAGCTAACATTTGGTGAAACATTGCCGTGGTTCATATCATGCTGCTCTGGCCGAGAGACAATGCCGAGATGGCACTGTCTCTTGTTTCTCTATGCATGTTATATTGCATGAGTAATGTCGATTAAAAAAAACTTAACCCTACTATCTTAAACCTGTATCGCAGGTTACAAGTACAGTTCCAAGAGATTGTGATAAACTGCCATTTTCTGGTTGGTTACAGAGCAACCAATCATATCCTGAGGTCAATGGCTGGGATTCACAACGACAGTCTTCAAATATATAACACATTTATATACGCATAAAGAATAAATTGCGTGCCCATGTATTTTACCATTACCAACTTGCAGCCAATTGCTTATAGTAGTGACATGTATCTCTGGTATGTAAATATGCTTTGCTACTTGATCATTAAGCTTGTTGTGTGTTTTGGGTTTGAGTGATATAATGGTAATGTGTGTGGTTACACACGCTGGCCTATAACAGTTCCAGACCCTGGGGTTTCCCTTCTCTACTGTGTAGATGAGGCCGTGTTGGCTGGGTCTTGGTGTAAGATGACTAATATCTCTTGGTCTTGGTGTAAGATGAGTCATGTATCTTGTTCTTGGTGCAAGATTAATCAAATATCTTGATCTTGGTGTAAGATGAGTAATCTTTCCCGAGACGTAAAGACTTGAGTTAGCCCTTCAGAGCTAATGCCTAGTCTTTAGATCAGAGGGCTGACGGTCTTGTGGCATGCAGGAGACCTGGGTTTGAATCCCAGTCAGTCACATTGGCACATTCAATCTGACACTGTTTCATGCATTAAGTGCGCTCATCTTTGCTGGCTTCTAATGTTGTCTGGCCCATGTTCTGTTCTGCCATAAATGTATATTTAGGTATAGATATCTGTGTTTATGTTTCTCTCCCTTAtttctttaggttataatgttgcTCTATTAATTAAATAATATCAATTGTATGACAGTAATATCGGGTTTTGCATCCATTGAAATCCATGTTTTCTGTAACACTTCTGTTATAAGCTATAGCAACAGGATGAACAATGGACAGACTTCAAAGACAACATTTCTTGTTCCTAAtgcatttctgttgaatgatTGAATCTAGACAAAGCCCAATAGTTTATGATTTATATGTCAGGTGAAGATAAACAAATGATTACCAGTATTCCTGGATTGTGATTAAAACTGTATTTATcaatgaatatgtgtgtgtgtgtgtgtgtgttgcatgttcTGATATGCCTTCCGTGACTGTAAATACACAAAATAGGTGTTCATAGCCATGTACACTGaatataaatgtatttttatcTCTCACAGTGTACATATTAACTCTCAAGGAAGTGTTTTTTTCATAATTTAACACTGGATTAGTGGGATTCATGTGTACACTGAAAGTGTTACATTTAAAACTGTCCCAGTGTACGATTATGATCTTCGCCGGCAATCATGGACTGTAGGTCTGTGCCTCCTACAAATTGGGTATTCACACTCTAGTACACGTCCAAAAAATACTTCACACTCTGCCTCTCCACCATCCAGCCATCTAGCTTAATTAAAGCAAGGGCCCTGGGCCGTGACCTACAGTATAAGTCGTCCATTACTCTGAAGTTGGACCCGCCAGACATACGATCATTTTATCTGAGTAAGGAACCATCCACACTTTAGGTCAACCTGCCTGGGGCACAGAACCAACAACACACTTAACCCGCACGGTCCGAGGGATTACACTATGACATAAAGTGCCCCAAAACACAACCCTTTCCCTTGGAAGTAATGGCATCAATGAATCATGCGACTCCACCTCCTGAATTTATCATaccgtttatttttatttaactaggcaagtcagttaagaacagattcttatttacaatgacggcctaaggacagtgggttaactgccttgttcaggggcagaacgacagatttttttaaccttgtcagctcagggatttgatctagcaacctttcggttactggcccaacgctctaaccactaggcttgcTGCCACCCCTGTTACTAGTAAGGCCAACAGGGTTTTGTATGCCCAAGTGCAGCCTACTCATCGTGgttgtcgccaacaaaacaacacaTCTAAGGAGACGTTGAGATGTAGCCAATAAAACTCACTTATACACTATAGGCAATAAAACACGATGGAGACGCAAGTGTTATGGCTCTGATTATTACCAGTAACCTTATGGGGCAAGTGGTGTGATTGTGGGGTTCGCCATAGAATACACCTATTTTGTGTAGGAGGTGTGGTTGATAAATTGGTTGTAATAACAGGCTGAGGGAAAATTATTCTGTATTTCCTGGAGGGGATCTCAACCCAGCATTAGAGTGTACAGCTTCCAGAAACGTGACAGAGGCAGCTGTGGaataattgtcacaccctgatctgtttcacatgtctttgtgattgtctccaccccccgcCTGGTGTCAcccattttccccattatcccctgtgtatttatacctgtgttctctgtgtgtctgttgccagttcgtcttgtttgtcaattCAACCAGCGGTTTGGTCTCAGctcatctctctttttctcaccttcctggttttgacccttgcctgtcctgactctgagcccacctgcctgaccactctgtctgcccctgagcctgcctgccgtccggtactGTTGCCCCACCTCTGTTTTACTGACCCCTggctgccttgacctgtctattgcctgccattgttggattattaaaccattgttaattcgacattgtctgcatctgggtcttaccttcattcCTGATAATAATGGTGATATTCAGGCTTTGACTGACCAATAGGCACCATTGAACTAATTCTCACTTTTATTACACCAATGATCAACCTCATTTGATCCATTACTATTGTGATTCTACAGATATGAATGCACAAACCCCATGACAAAATACAGCCAATCACAAGCACTCTACGTTGTGATTAAACTTTACGTAGTATCGGTATAAAATACCTAATATGCAGTGGTTTCAAGAGTTAATCATATACAGTATGCAATATTTATCCACCCTAAGGTACCGTGGGGATCTGACGACTACATATAGACGGTGGAAATGAATTTCTTTGCAGCCTACCAGTTCTCTGAGGTAAAAAACAATAGTGTATATGAATAATTGCAGGGGAAACTGCTGCGGTAGGCAGTTCAAACCCCAGGCACCCCCAGCGTCAATAGGGTTGCTCATGATAGATTTGTATACTTTCTTACTTAAAACTTGGACTCCATGGATCTCGATCCCAAAGTTGCATTGCATAACATACCATTATTAGAATCATCTAAAGATAACAGGACTCAGCACTTTGAGCAGGCAGAGGTATGGTAATTTGCCCACCTAGTTTGTTTCATGAAATAATTATCAACACATCCAACCCTGGATGATATTCCTGTTTTGTTGAAATAAGGCATACGTTATATGAGTCACCCATATTTTGTCTAGGATACGGCTACCAAATTatccccatacagtacactctctcctcccttctccccatacagtacactctcttctcctctcttatcaccatacagcacactctcttctcctctcttatcaccatacagcacactctcttctcctcccttctccccatacagtacactctctcctcccttctccccatacagtacactctcttctcctctcttatcaccatacagcacactctcttctcctctcttatcaccatacagcacactctcttctcctcccttctccccatacagtacactctctcctcccttctccccatacagtacactctctcctcccttctccccatacagtacactctcttctcctctcttatcaccatacagcacactctcttctcctcccttctccccatacagtacactctcttctcctctcttatcaccatacagcacactctcttctcctcccttctccccatacagcacactctcttctcctcccttctccccatacagcacactctcttctcctcccttctccccatacactctctccctcccttctccc
Proteins encoded in this region:
- the LOC135542587 gene encoding gamma-aminobutyric acid receptor subunit beta-3-like isoform X3; translated protein: MSFVKETVDKLLKGYDIRLRPDFGGAPVAVGMSIDVASIDMVSEVNMDYTLTMYFQQYWRDKRLAYLGIPLNLTLDNRVADSLWVPDTYFLNDKKSFVHGVTVKNRMIRLHPDGTVLYGLRITTTAACMMDLRRYPLDEQNCTLEIESYGYTTDDIEFYWKGGDNAVTGVTRIELPQFSIVDYKLVSRNVVFSTGAYPRLSLSFKLKRNIGYFILQTYMPSILITILSWVSFWINYDASAARVALGITTVLTMTTINTHLRETLPKIPYVKAIDMYLMGCFVMVFLALLEYAFVNYIFFGRGPQMQKKLAEKAERANNERAAKYDTNRSPQEGGKTSSLKLTKQPNRAKTLRVSQSAESHGNILLTTLEIHNEVAGNEVTTSLADSRNSSVMGFDNTSTGTGVQCRKASRSSGPRHSLDRHAQLKRHKLRRRSSQLKIKIPDLTDVNAIDRWSRIIFPSVFSLFNLIYWMYYVN
- the LOC135542587 gene encoding gamma-aminobutyric acid receptor subunit beta-3-like isoform X1, coding for MWAFLSGKLFSVLSAPVIVAVVCCAQSVNEPGNMSFVKETVDKLLKGYDIRLRPDFGGAPVAVGMSIDVASIDMVSEVNMDYTLTMYFQQYWRDKRLAYLGIPLNLTLDNRVADSLWVPDTYFLNDKKSFVHGVTVKNRMIRLHPDGTVLYGLRITTTAACMMDLRRYPLDEQNCTLEIESYGYTTDDIEFYWKGGDNAVTGVTRIELPQFSIVDYKLVSRNVVFSTGAYPRLSLSFKLKRNIGYFILQTYMPSILITILSWVSFWINYDASAARVALGITTVLTMTTINTHLRETLPKIPYVKAIDMYLMGCFVMVFLALLEYAFVNYIFFGRGPQMQKKLAEKAERANNERAAKYDTNRSPQEGGKTSSLKLTKQPNRAKTLRVSQSAESHGNILLTTLEIHNEVAGNEVTTSLADSRNSSVMGFDNTSTGTGVQCRKASRSSGPRHSLDRHAQLKRHKLRRRSSQLKIKIPDLTDVNAIDRWSRIIFPSVFSLFNLIYWMYYVN
- the LOC135542587 gene encoding gamma-aminobutyric acid receptor subunit beta-3-like isoform X2, with protein sequence MWAFLSGKLFSVLSAPVIVAVVCCAQSVNEPGNMSFVKETVDKLLKGYDIRLRPDFGGAPVAVGMSIDVASIDMVSEVNMDYTLTMYFQQYWRDKRLAYLGIPLNLTLDNRVADSLWVPDTYFLNDKKSFVHGVTVKNRMIRLHPDGTVLYGLRITTTAACMMDLRRYPLDEQNCTLEIESYGYTTDDIEFYWKGGDNAVTGVTRIELPQFSIVDYKLVSRNVVFSTGAYPRLSLSFKLKRNIGYFILQTYMPSILITILSWVSFWINYDASAARVALGITTVLTMTTINTHLRETLPKIPYVKAIDMYLMGCFVMVFLALLEYAFVNYIFFGRGPQMQKKLAEKAERANNERAAKYDTNRAESHGNILLTTLEIHNEVAGNEVTTSLADSRNSSVMGFDNTSTGTGVQCRKASRSSGPRHSLDRHAQLKRHKLRRRSSQLKIKIPDLTDVNAIDRWSRIIFPSVFSLFNLIYWMYYVN